One region of Primulina tabacum isolate GXHZ01 chromosome 17, ASM2559414v2, whole genome shotgun sequence genomic DNA includes:
- the LOC142532019 gene encoding uncharacterized protein LOC142532019 gives MDILFTKEEMCIDQGLGYPRAYAKLCRDRSFGPYSNGPPFTFTPYTLVQQEELRVKELEEMFPIIDQEAKPTTKPKIFVSLLWKQLNHLGNAGFDPEIIRVDPFGNVLYYHADPASPLAWGIDHWFPCSRGGLTVPSNLRILQWQVRKGKDNKLEYLIPWWDFQLGVSINQFLSIFASSKSDFRNRAFSWLFSEGESEEINATQTVESHTFPQHFAETKEKLGLAPAAVVLSRRESFDNALKSLDANRRPRSSTPIIAMRKVQPFVRKENEDPLMVSNPYQAILTARDSLKHRESTAKMQAEIQKLDDEVNELQQKTEEENASIHDLELVLMKRKRRAEKCRRVAEAQSFYRAMLEKMIRDAMHQSVVYKEHVRLNQAASSALLARLGAQKAICDSA, from the exons ATGGATATCTTGTTTACGAAAGAAGAGATGTGCATAGATCAAGGCCTGGGCTACCCAAGAGCCTATGCGAAACTCTGTCGGGATAGGAGTTTCGGGCCGTATAGCAATGGCCCCCCTTTCACTTTTACTCCGTATACTTTGGTGCAGCAAGAG GAATTAAGAGTAAAGGAATTGGAAGAGATGTTCCCAATCATAGACCAGGAAGCAAAACCAACAACCAAGCCAAAGATTTTTGTGTCTCTTCTGTGGAAACAGCTCAATCATCTTGG GAATGCTGGATTTGATCCAGAAATAATCCGAGTTGATCCGTTCGGAAATGTTTTGTATTATCATGCTGATCCCGCTTCCCCTCTGGCATGGGGGATTGATCATTGGTTTCCTTGCTCAA GAGGAGGATTGACTGTTCCTAGCAACCTTAGAATATTACAATGGCAAGTGCGCAAGGGAAAGGATAATAAGCTGGAATATCTCATTCCTTGGTGGGATTTTCAACTGGGCGTATCTATTAACCAGTTCTTGTCCATTTTTGCTTCATCCAAATCAGATTTCAG GAATAGAGCATTTTCTTGGCTGTTTTCAGAAGGTGAAAGTGAAGAAATAAATGCCACTCAGACTGTTGAATCTCACACTTTTCCACAACACTTTGCCGAAACGAAAGAAAAACTAGGACTGGCTCCAGCAGCAGTCGTTCTCTCCCGAAGGGAGTCATTTGACAATGCATTGAAATCTCTAGATGCCAACAGAAGGCCAAGATCAAGTACTCCAATAATAG CTATGAGGAAAGTACAACCATTCGTCcgtaaagaaaatgaagatccATTAATGGTGAGCAACCCATATCAAGCCATTCTTACAGCAAGAGATTCTTTGAAACACAGAGAATCAACTGCAAAAATGCAAGCAGAAATACAGAAGTTAGATGATGAAGTAAATGAGCTTCAGCAGAAGACTGAAGAAGAGAATGCTTCAATACATGACCTTGAATTGGTGCTGATGAAGAGAAAAAGGAGGGCCGAGAAATGCAGACGTGTAGCCGAGGCACAATCTTTCTATAGGGCGATGCTGGAGAAGATGATTCGAGATGCCATGCACCA GAGTGTTGTTTACAAAGAACACGTGAGGTTAAATCAAGCAGCAAGCAGTGCTCTTTTGGCTAGACTCGGAGCACAGAAGGCAATTTGTGATTCTGCTTAG